CGATAGCGTCTACCCTGAGGAAAAAATCGTGAATATCCCTATTGAAGCTTTAGCGCAGCTCGTTGGCGACTCGCCTCAATTCATGCTCCAACTGACGGACGACCAGCAGAAAAAACTCCGGCGTTTTATTCATAAACGCGTACTCAACCCCGAGGACGCCGACGACATCCTGCAATTGACCTACCTGGAGGCTTGGCGCAACAGAGAGCGGTTCAGTGGCCAGGCCACCCTCAGTACCTGGATGTGCGGCATTGCGCAAAACCTGGTCCGCAACCATTTCCGGCGCCTGTATGCCAAACCGGTGCATTGCGAATTCGATGAATCGCTGTGGCATGGCCAAGAGGAAAACAAGAATCTGGATTGGGAATTCGAGATCAACCGCCGACTGGAAAAAACCTTGAGCGCCATTGATCACTTGCCGGCGGAAATGCGTAAGACGCTTTACGCCTCGTTGGAGACCGATGGGAGTTACCAGGACACCGCCGACGTGCTGGACATCCCCATTGGCACCGTTCGCTCACGCCTGTCACGGGCGCGCGAACACTTGAAACGCGTCACGCACAACCCGTCGTAACCGTAAGCTGGCCCGGGGGGCAAGCGTTGGGCGGCAGGGATATCTGCCCAACCGAATTACGCTTTTACCGTGCGCAAAAACAGGATCACAAGCCGCGCCGAATGGCACCTTGGCGCTCATTGTCAAATGGCCTGCAGCACCACACCCTTGCGATCACGCATTCAATACCGTCAGCAGAACAGCGCAAAACCCATGTGGGAGCGGGCTTGCTCGCGAAAGCGGTACGCCAGTCAACACATGCATCAACTGACAATCTGCTTTCGCGAGCAAGCCCGCTCCCACCTTGGATCTTCGTGACTGAAACACCCGTACCCGCCACACCACTCGTCGCCGTTTGGCCTGATTTTGTTTAAACAGTTGAAAGCGTAGATAAAATTTTGAAATAAACGCTTGACGCATATGCGTTCTACGCGAATAATGCGCGCCACTTGGCTACGTAGCTCAGTTGGTTAGAGCATAGCATTCATAATGCTGGGGTCCGGGGTTCAAGTCCCTGCGTAGCCACCAAGTACTAAAAACGGCTTACCGAAAGGTAGGCCGTTTTTTTATGCCTGCAGAAAAGGGCTCAGGCATACTCGCCCCCAACCACAAGGAGGCGATACGTGAACCCCCTCTTCCCCACCCATGGCATCACCACCGAACGGCTGACACTGCACGCAGCTCACCCTCGTCACGCTCAAGCCTTGCAAGCGTACCTGGTGCAAAACCGCGCGTACCTTCAACCCTGGGAACCGACTCGCGATGATGACTTCTTCGAACTCGGCGCCATTACCCAGCGCCTCGAAGCCATGGCCGAGAAAACCACCAGCGGTGAAGCCTTGCATCTGCTGATACTGCGCGACGACCGGATAATCGGCAGCTGCAACTTCAGCAACATAGTGCGCGGCGCATTCGAGGCCTGCCATTTGGGCTACGCACTTG
The window above is part of the Pseudomonas sp. KBS0710 genome. Proteins encoded here:
- the rimJ gene encoding ribosomal protein S5-alanine N-acetyltransferase, whose translation is MNPLFPTHGITTERLTLHAAHPRHAQALQAYLVQNRAYLQPWEPTRDDDFFELGAITQRLEAMAEKTTSGEALHLLILRDDRIIGSCNFSNIVRGAFEACHLGYALDETAQGQGLMRQALSAAIDYVFVEMKLHRIMANYRPENQRSARLLERLGFEREGHARAYLKINGVWADHILTSLINPTNGDA
- a CDS encoding RNA polymerase sigma factor, whose protein sequence is MNIPIEALAQLVGDSPQFMLQLTDDQQKKLRRFIHKRVLNPEDADDILQLTYLEAWRNRERFSGQATLSTWMCGIAQNLVRNHFRRLYAKPVHCEFDESLWHGQEENKNLDWEFEINRRLEKTLSAIDHLPAEMRKTLYASLETDGSYQDTADVLDIPIGTVRSRLSRAREHLKRVTHNPS